One window of the Triticum dicoccoides isolate Atlit2015 ecotype Zavitan chromosome 3B, WEW_v2.0, whole genome shotgun sequence genome contains the following:
- the LOC119276395 gene encoding transcription factor GTE3, chloroplastic-like: MSSQSSPAGALPGFPKPMCYLAAADLPRALERCRMLLDKLLQHEDGWVFAKPVDTYELGLRDYHSIIAEPMDLGTVSRRLELRRYPNLLCFAKDVRRTFSNAMTYNNKGDDVYESAAKLSRIFESGWASILAALPSPSPVAMRRARLKDELPRLPVDLQGKAVVIMKDIGGWIQEADGRVEVDFDKADEATLDKLEWLLALATMRKEAGALDNQI, translated from the exons ATGTCGTCCCAAAGCAGCCCGGCCGGAGCGCTGCCCGGTTTCCCTAAACCTATGTGCTACCTTGCCGCCGCCGATCTACCCCGTGCCCTCGAACGCTGCCgcatgctgctggacaagctgctgcAACATGAGGACGGGTGGGTGTTCGCCAAGCCGGTGGATACATACGAACTCGGACTCCGCGACTACCACTCTATCATCGCCGAACCCATGGATCTCGGCACTGTCAGCCGCCGCCTTGAATTGCGTCGCTACCCGAACCTGCTCTGCTTTGCCAAGGATGTCCGGCGTACCTTCAGCAACGCCATGACCTACAACAACAAGGGAGACGATGTGTACGAGAGTGCTGCTAAGCtctctcgcatcttcgagtcagGGTGGGCCTCCATTTTGGCGGCgctcccgtcgccgtcgccggtcgCCATGCGCAGGGCAAGGCTCAAGGATGAGCTGCCGCGGCTGCCGGTGGACTTGCAAGGGAAAGCGGTCGTCATTATGAAGGACATCGGCGGGTGGATCCAGGAGGCGGATGGGAGGGTTGAGGTGGATTTCGACAAGGCCGACGAGGCGACTCTTGACAAGCTCGAGTGGCTGCTCGCTCTCGCCACCATGAGGAAG GAGGCAGGAGCGCTGGATAATCAAATTTGA